Proteins encoded together in one Microbacterium sp. zg-Y625 window:
- the mtrA gene encoding MtrAB system response regulator MtrA has translation MTSRILVVDDDTALAEMIGIVLRTEGFDTVFCADGAAAVDVWRAERPDLVLLDLMLPGADGIEICTRIRAESGVPIIMLTARTDTADVVRGLESGADDYIVKPFNPKELVARIRTRLRPTSEPAGETLRIGDLTVDVSAHEVRRGDEVIALTPLEFELLVALASKPQHVFSREMLLEQVWGYHYKADTRLVNVHVQRLRAKVELDPDNPRIVTTVRGVGYRAGAVV, from the coding sequence ATGACCTCACGCATCCTTGTTGTCGATGACGACACGGCGCTGGCCGAGATGATCGGCATCGTCCTGCGCACCGAGGGCTTCGACACGGTGTTCTGCGCCGACGGAGCGGCCGCCGTCGACGTGTGGCGTGCCGAGCGCCCCGACCTCGTGCTGCTCGACCTCATGCTTCCCGGGGCCGACGGGATAGAGATCTGCACGCGCATCCGTGCCGAGTCCGGTGTGCCCATCATCATGCTCACCGCGCGTACCGACACCGCCGACGTCGTCCGCGGTCTCGAGTCGGGCGCGGACGATTACATCGTGAAGCCCTTCAACCCGAAGGAGCTGGTCGCCCGCATCCGCACCCGGCTGCGGCCGACGTCGGAGCCCGCCGGAGAGACGCTGCGCATCGGCGATCTGACGGTGGACGTCTCGGCCCACGAGGTGCGCCGAGGGGACGAGGTGATCGCGCTGACGCCGCTGGAGTTCGAGCTGCTGGTGGCGCTGGCATCCAAGCCCCAGCACGTCTTCTCCCGCGAGATGCTGCTGGAGCAGGTGTGGGGCTACCACTACAAGGCCGACACCCGCCTCGTCAACGTGCACGTGCAGCGGCTGCGTGCCAAGGTCGAGCTCGACCCCGACAACCCCCGCATCGTCACGACGGTGCGCGGCGTCGGATATCGCGCCGGCGCGGTGGTCTGA
- the hpf gene encoding ribosome hibernation-promoting factor, HPF/YfiA family: protein MDTSIVGVGVGISDRFRTVVEEKAQRVEHLAPRAQRLDVKVTHRAYHNGRMEDETVELTLTGKGPLVRAEAVDGDKFTALDLAVDKLAEQLRRAKEKRLDARDKPRGATFKKENGSLEGIDVQPAPVDVLEAVATGTVPVQPESTEEADYTPVVIRTKQFDAEWMTVEEAVDRMELVGHDFFLFIDARSDHPSVVYRRKGWDYGVISLTTAAPPAADIAS from the coding sequence ATGGATACCAGCATTGTCGGCGTGGGAGTCGGAATCAGCGATCGATTCCGCACTGTGGTCGAAGAGAAGGCGCAGCGCGTCGAGCACCTCGCTCCGCGGGCCCAGCGGCTGGACGTCAAAGTGACCCACCGCGCGTACCACAACGGTCGCATGGAAGACGAGACCGTCGAGCTGACCCTCACCGGCAAGGGACCGCTGGTGCGCGCTGAAGCCGTCGACGGCGACAAGTTCACGGCCCTGGATCTGGCCGTCGACAAGCTCGCCGAGCAGCTGCGCCGTGCCAAGGAGAAGCGCCTCGACGCCCGCGACAAGCCGCGCGGCGCCACCTTCAAGAAGGAGAACGGCTCGCTCGAGGGCATCGACGTGCAACCGGCCCCCGTCGACGTGCTCGAAGCCGTCGCCACCGGCACCGTTCCGGTGCAGCCTGAGAGCACCGAAGAGGCGGACTACACCCCCGTCGTCATCCGCACGAAGCAGTTCGACGCGGAGTGGATGACCGTCGAGGAGGCCGTCGACCGCATGGAGCTGGTCGGCCACGACTTCTTCCTGTTCATCGACGCCCGCAGCGACCACCCGAGCGTGGTCTACCGGCGCAAGGGCTGGGACTACGGCGTGATCTCGCTGACCACGGCTGCCCCGCCGGCGGCTGACATCGCCTCATAG
- the mtrB gene encoding MtrAB system histidine kinase MtrB, with protein MSLARAPRRVPARLRDWRSWPRHVAYAWRRSLRFRTVLLALGLSALAVLAAFVFMALAIQNDLFQSRLEQVLDDAARTTQTAQATLDSAEVGGDLVAVDNLLVSVSTVARQGATEMTAALRSDPASALAPQGFTTGGLTEDYLSEGLRTSVQDGAELQWWQSVALPDGDGGTVPGIVVGQQLQVPEAGSYELYFGYDLADASQTLGFVQVTLWIVGAALVLLIGAISWVVLRSVTSPIAEAAETSERLAHGDLGVRLQVRGDDELATLARSFNAMADSIQSQIKDLADLSLVQQRFVSDVSHELRTPLTTIRLASDMINDRREAFDPATARAAELLHAQVQRFETLLTDLLEISRYDAGSVQLEIEPTSMAQLAEDVIASMQQLADQHGTDVRLIAPGGYSPVEMDPRRVRRIVRNLLGNAIEHGEGRPIVVTVDSDQHAVALGVRDYGLGMTAADSERVFDRFWRADPSRTRTIGGTGLGLSIALGDARLHGGTLAVWSALGRGTHFVLTIPRHGSELSGASPIPADPGDDAAFDTLGLTQPIEIPPADRREKR; from the coding sequence GTGTCCCTCGCGCGCGCGCCGCGGCGTGTGCCGGCCCGCCTGCGGGACTGGCGCTCCTGGCCCCGGCACGTCGCCTATGCGTGGCGGCGCTCGCTGCGCTTCCGCACGGTGCTGCTGGCTCTGGGCCTCAGCGCACTGGCCGTGCTGGCCGCCTTCGTCTTCATGGCGCTGGCGATCCAGAACGACCTGTTCCAGTCGCGCCTGGAACAGGTGCTCGACGATGCCGCACGCACCACGCAGACCGCGCAGGCGACGTTGGACTCCGCGGAAGTCGGCGGTGACCTCGTCGCGGTCGACAATCTGCTGGTCAGCGTCAGCACCGTCGCCCGGCAGGGGGCGACCGAGATGACGGCGGCGCTGCGCAGCGACCCGGCTTCGGCTCTGGCGCCCCAGGGCTTCACAACCGGCGGGCTGACCGAGGACTACCTGTCGGAAGGCCTGCGCACGTCCGTGCAGGACGGGGCCGAGCTGCAGTGGTGGCAGTCGGTCGCCCTCCCGGACGGCGACGGCGGAACGGTGCCCGGCATCGTGGTGGGCCAGCAGCTGCAGGTGCCGGAAGCCGGTTCGTACGAGCTCTACTTCGGCTACGACCTCGCGGACGCCTCGCAGACGCTGGGCTTCGTGCAGGTGACCCTGTGGATCGTCGGTGCCGCGCTGGTGCTGCTGATCGGCGCCATCTCGTGGGTGGTGCTGCGGTCGGTGACGAGCCCGATCGCCGAGGCGGCCGAGACCAGCGAGCGGCTGGCGCACGGCGATCTCGGGGTGCGGCTGCAGGTGCGCGGCGACGACGAGCTGGCCACGCTCGCGCGCTCGTTCAACGCGATGGCCGACAGCATCCAATCGCAGATCAAGGACCTCGCCGACCTCTCGCTCGTGCAGCAGCGGTTCGTGTCCGACGTCTCCCACGAGCTGCGCACGCCCCTGACGACGATCCGCCTGGCATCGGACATGATCAACGACCGGCGGGAGGCGTTCGACCCCGCCACCGCACGCGCCGCGGAGCTGCTGCACGCCCAGGTGCAGCGGTTCGAGACGCTCCTGACGGACCTCCTCGAGATCAGCCGGTACGACGCCGGCTCCGTGCAGCTGGAGATCGAGCCGACCAGCATGGCGCAGCTGGCCGAGGACGTCATCGCGTCGATGCAGCAGCTCGCGGACCAGCACGGCACCGACGTGCGCCTCATCGCCCCCGGCGGGTACTCGCCGGTCGAGATGGATCCGCGGCGCGTCCGCCGCATCGTCCGCAACCTTCTGGGCAACGCGATCGAGCACGGGGAGGGGCGCCCGATCGTGGTGACCGTCGACAGCGACCAGCACGCCGTCGCGCTCGGGGTGCGCGACTACGGCCTGGGCATGACCGCCGCCGATTCCGAGCGCGTCTTCGACCGCTTCTGGAGAGCCGACCCGTCGCGCACCCGCACGATCGGCGGCACGGGACTCGGTCTGTCCATCGCGCTGGGCGATGCGCGGCTGCACGGCGGCACCCTCGCGGTGTGGTCGGCGCTGGGGCGAGGCACCCACTTCGTGCTGACCATCCCCCGGCACGGCAGTGAGCTCAGCGGAGCGTCGCCGATCCCGGCGGACCCCGGAGACGACGCCGCCTTCGACACCCTCGGGCTGACCCAGCCGATCGAGATACCGCCCGCAGACCGGAGGGAGAAGCGATGA
- a CDS encoding glycerophosphoryl diester phosphodiesterase membrane domain-containing protein, with the protein MTAYPAWTPAARPGIVPLRPLSFGVILGRSFSALRQNPRVLLGFALAVQSVATFLGSLAIVAILIAAYLRLDTLRPGTQAFDEVMAGSIAIGFGGSVLVSLVMSAVSVIVQGVVVAEVTRAVVAEKLTLRALWTQVKPVIWRLVGYTLLLTLVVLVALGIVVAGAVVLVLSDPVSGIVVALGVGLAAIPLALWLTVKLLLVPPAIILERATITGAIARSWTLTRGRFWSTLGVVVIISVAFGTIGQLVSLPFSLATTAVSTVLAPTGDPETGFFVALVVGGVLTQVVTVLVQSVALIVQSTATSLIYVDCRMRREGLDQDLLAYVERRDAGATDLDDPYTRHIGRAVAPRAAAPGPYAAYPPPPGAYPSPPAGAYPPPAGYTPPPGAYPPPARPEPEEGSHPWVKP; encoded by the coding sequence ATGACCGCATATCCGGCCTGGACGCCCGCCGCCCGCCCGGGCATCGTCCCACTGCGTCCGCTGTCGTTCGGCGTCATCCTCGGCCGCTCGTTCTCGGCCCTGCGCCAGAACCCGCGCGTACTGCTGGGCTTCGCCCTGGCCGTGCAATCGGTGGCCACGTTCCTCGGATCGCTGGCGATCGTCGCGATCCTCATCGCGGCGTACCTGCGACTGGACACGCTGCGACCGGGCACTCAGGCCTTCGACGAGGTGATGGCGGGATCCATCGCCATCGGCTTCGGCGGCAGCGTGCTGGTCAGCCTCGTGATGTCGGCCGTGAGCGTGATCGTCCAGGGCGTCGTGGTCGCAGAGGTGACCCGGGCCGTCGTGGCGGAGAAGCTCACCCTTCGCGCCCTCTGGACGCAGGTGAAGCCCGTGATCTGGCGGCTGGTGGGCTACACCCTGCTGCTGACCCTCGTCGTGCTGGTGGCCCTGGGCATCGTGGTCGCCGGCGCCGTCGTGCTCGTCCTCAGCGATCCCGTCAGCGGCATCGTGGTCGCGCTGGGCGTGGGGCTCGCGGCGATCCCCCTGGCGCTGTGGCTGACGGTCAAGCTGCTGCTCGTGCCGCCGGCGATCATCCTGGAGCGTGCGACGATCACCGGCGCCATCGCGCGGTCGTGGACGCTCACCCGCGGTCGCTTCTGGTCCACGCTGGGCGTCGTCGTCATCATCTCGGTCGCGTTCGGCACCATCGGCCAGCTGGTGAGCCTGCCGTTCTCGCTGGCCACGACGGCCGTCTCCACCGTGCTCGCCCCCACGGGGGACCCCGAGACCGGCTTCTTCGTCGCCCTCGTCGTCGGCGGTGTGCTGACGCAGGTGGTCACGGTGCTCGTGCAGTCGGTCGCGCTGATCGTGCAGTCCACCGCGACGTCGCTCATCTACGTCGACTGTCGCATGCGGCGTGAGGGGCTGGACCAGGACCTGCTCGCCTACGTCGAGCGGCGCGATGCCGGAGCCACCGACCTGGACGACCCGTACACCCGCCACATCGGTCGCGCGGTCGCGCCGCGCGCGGCCGCCCCTGGCCCCTACGCCGCGTACCCGCCCCCGCCGGGCGCGTATCCGTCCCCGCCGGCCGGCGCCTACCCGCCGCCTGCCGGGTACACCCCGCCGCCCGGCGCGTACCCGCCGCCGGCCCGGCCGGAGCCCGAAGAGGGATCGCACCCGTGGGTGAAGCCCTGA
- a CDS encoding ComF family protein: MIPLPPAVRGALADALSLAFPTWCAGCDLPDTPLCAPCRAHLVPEPRRRTAGGLEIWSGLSFEGVAARVLRAFKEDGRTSLARALAPALAAALGACDPHAAVVPVPASPASVRRRGYRPVELIARRAGAEPRRLLQLARATSDQRGLTRGARSANVAGSMTTRGDVDLPVVLVDDVVTTGATLAEAARALRAGGVHVVGAATVAFTARTYGASR; encoded by the coding sequence ATGATCCCGCTTCCTCCCGCCGTGCGCGGCGCGCTCGCCGATGCGCTCTCGCTCGCTTTTCCGACCTGGTGCGCCGGCTGCGACCTCCCGGACACACCGCTGTGCGCGCCGTGCCGGGCGCACCTCGTGCCGGAGCCGCGCCGCCGCACCGCGGGCGGGCTGGAGATCTGGAGCGGCCTGAGCTTCGAAGGGGTGGCCGCACGGGTACTCCGTGCGTTCAAAGAGGACGGGCGCACCTCGCTCGCTCGCGCGCTCGCCCCGGCGCTCGCCGCGGCGCTCGGTGCGTGCGACCCGCACGCGGCGGTGGTCCCGGTGCCGGCATCGCCGGCGTCCGTGCGCCGGCGCGGGTACCGCCCGGTCGAACTCATCGCGCGTCGGGCGGGCGCGGAACCCCGCCGGCTGCTGCAGCTCGCACGCGCCACGAGCGATCAGCGAGGGCTGACGCGCGGGGCGCGCAGCGCCAACGTCGCCGGCAGCATGACGACGCGCGGCGACGTCGATCTGCCGGTGGTGCTCGTGGACGACGTCGTGACCACCGGCGCCACCCTGGCCGAGGCGGCGCGGGCGTTGCGGGCCGGCGGTGTCCACGTCGTCGGTGCGGCCACCGTGGCCTTCACCGCGCGCACGTATGGGGCGTCAAGATGA
- a CDS encoding GerMN domain-containing protein, whose amino-acid sequence MRSPIRALAVAIATASALMLSACAGLPTSGPVNPGLPLEGDTRPPDISLIADPPQPGATPQEIVEGFIRAGSGTRGEWATAREYLTAEARETWDPSANVTIDDFSQREYVDAGDDTIVLNVTAQATVDEVGAYDDLGGDDLELRFGLAQEDGQWRISEAPNGIVLDDARFDVVFRSYALAYFDPTWTYLVPDVRWFTTTNPATSVASALLESGPSPWLSGAVATAVPEDVTLAARTVPVRDDGTAQVELTPGALDLDRETLDRVQTQLLESLVGAGVTAVQLTVDGQPLPASRVETRSTRVPPQPLVLVEEGFGFLSGDALEPIGELSEAIVDAGPTAVQVSADQDAAALLRGTGAVARADAATGWADVDTRPDLIAPTIDTGGWVWSVPRSQPQALRAFGPEGASVDVAAAWPDATRISSMEVSRDGTRVAAVVSDGGPPTVWVAGVIRDGGVPVRLGEPWMLGSLPGTGTDMAWLDATHVGIVSDVAGDTNLVEQLVGGPADIVTAPAAITTIAPTNQAFVPRLLDARGVLYVRRGTNWGNAAADVPVLVLATVQGTPG is encoded by the coding sequence ATGAGATCGCCGATCCGCGCGCTCGCCGTCGCGATCGCCACGGCATCCGCCCTCATGCTGTCCGCGTGCGCAGGGCTGCCCACGAGCGGCCCGGTCAACCCCGGCCTGCCGTTGGAGGGCGACACCCGCCCGCCCGACATCTCCCTGATCGCCGACCCCCCGCAGCCCGGTGCGACTCCGCAGGAGATCGTGGAGGGCTTCATCCGCGCGGGCTCGGGCACCCGCGGGGAGTGGGCCACCGCGCGCGAGTACCTCACCGCCGAAGCGCGAGAGACGTGGGATCCCTCCGCCAACGTCACCATCGACGACTTCTCGCAGCGGGAGTACGTCGACGCGGGCGACGACACCATCGTGCTGAACGTGACGGCCCAGGCGACCGTGGACGAGGTCGGCGCCTACGACGACCTCGGCGGCGACGACCTCGAGCTGAGGTTCGGACTCGCCCAGGAAGACGGGCAGTGGCGCATCAGTGAGGCCCCGAACGGGATCGTGCTGGACGACGCCCGCTTCGACGTGGTCTTCCGCAGCTACGCGCTGGCCTACTTCGACCCCACCTGGACCTACCTCGTCCCCGACGTGCGGTGGTTCACCACGACCAACCCCGCCACCAGCGTGGCCAGCGCCCTGCTGGAGAGCGGGCCGAGCCCCTGGCTGTCGGGGGCCGTCGCCACCGCCGTGCCCGAGGACGTCACCCTCGCCGCACGCACCGTGCCCGTGCGGGACGACGGCACGGCGCAGGTCGAACTCACCCCTGGGGCGCTGGATCTGGACCGCGAGACCCTGGACCGCGTGCAGACGCAGCTGCTGGAGAGCCTCGTCGGTGCCGGGGTGACCGCGGTGCAGCTGACGGTCGACGGGCAGCCGCTGCCGGCGTCGCGGGTGGAGACCCGCTCGACACGGGTGCCGCCGCAGCCCCTCGTGCTGGTGGAGGAGGGCTTCGGCTTCCTCTCCGGCGACGCGCTCGAGCCGATCGGGGAGCTCTCCGAGGCCATCGTCGACGCAGGCCCCACGGCGGTGCAGGTGTCGGCCGACCAGGATGCCGCGGCGCTGCTGCGCGGCACGGGTGCCGTCGCGCGCGCGGATGCGGCCACCGGCTGGGCGGATGTCGACACCCGGCCCGACCTCATCGCCCCGACGATCGACACCGGCGGCTGGGTGTGGAGCGTCCCGCGCTCGCAGCCCCAGGCGCTGCGGGCCTTCGGCCCCGAGGGCGCGAGCGTCGATGTGGCGGCCGCCTGGCCGGATGCCACCAGGATCAGCTCGATGGAGGTGTCGCGCGACGGCACGCGGGTCGCGGCCGTGGTCAGCGACGGCGGGCCGCCGACGGTGTGGGTGGCCGGCGTCATCCGCGACGGGGGAGTGCCGGTGCGCCTCGGTGAACCGTGGATGCTCGGGTCCCTCCCCGGTACGGGAACGGACATGGCGTGGCTGGACGCCACGCACGTGGGGATCGTCTCCGACGTCGCCGGTGACACCAACCTGGTGGAGCAGCTGGTGGGGGGACCGGCCGACATCGTCACCGCGCCGGCAGCGATCACGACCATCGCCCCGACCAACCAGGCCTTCGTCCCGCGTCTGCTCGACGCGCGCGGTGTGCTGTACGTGCGTCGCGGGACCAATTGGGGCAACGCCGCCGCGGACGTCCCCGTGCTGGTGCTCGCCACGGTGCAGGGAACCCCGGGCTGA
- the secA gene encoding preprotein translocase subunit SecA, whose protein sequence is MANPLEKLLRAGEGRVLRRLQQVVKAVGALEEDYAQLTDEELRGETAELRARYAAGETLDQLMPEAFAAVREAAKRTLGQRPYDVQVMGGAALHLGNIAEMKTGEGKTLTAALPVYLNAIAGKGVHVITVNDYLASYQAELMGRVYRALGMTYGTIVAGQNPQVRREQYAADITYGTNNEFGFDYLRDNMAWRKDDLVQRGHFYAIVDEVDSILIDEARTPLIISGPSSGEANRWFVEFAKIAKTLEPGVDYEVDEKKRTIGVLEPGIEKVEDYLGIDNLYESANTPLISFLNNSIKALALFKRDADYVVMNDEVMIVDEHTGRILVGRRYNEGIHQAIEAKEGVPVKAENQTLATVTLQNYFRLYDKLAGMTGTAETEAAEFMSTYKLGVVPIPTNKPMIRKDQPDLVYKNEQAKFAQVVEDIAERHASGQPVLVGTVSVEKSEYLSRLLAKKGVKHEVLNAKNHAREAEIVARAGRLGAVTVATNMAGRGTDIMLGGNAEFLAVQEMKAKGLDPVETPEEYEAEWDNVYEAVRDTVAEEATKVVEAGGLYVLGTERHESRRIDNQLRGRSGRQGDPGESRFYLSLTDDLMRLFQSGAAEAILARTNFPDDVAIESTMVSRAIKSAQSQVESRNAEIRKNVLKYDDVLNRQREAIYADRRHVLEGDDLSGRVQHFIEDAIGSVIDDHTSSGHTESWDFDALWTELKTLYPVSVTIDEVVSEAGHKGRITPEILKREILSDAKIAYQRREESLGSPAMRELERRVVLQVLDRRWRDHLYEMDYLKDGIGLRAMAQRDPLIEYQREGYQMFQAMMGQIKEESVGFLYNLEVEVRRTDGQQAEVDAKGLVAPEQPRLEYSAPSDSGDVEVRNERGQVQQAATAKARQARTAPAPAATVTEEAPRGAFGQRTDSAAEARPASAPQNRAQRRATGKKK, encoded by the coding sequence GTGGCCAACCCTCTCGAGAAACTGCTCCGCGCCGGTGAGGGGCGGGTGCTGCGGCGCCTGCAGCAGGTCGTCAAGGCTGTGGGAGCCCTCGAAGAGGACTACGCGCAGCTCACCGACGAGGAGCTGCGCGGCGAGACGGCGGAGCTGCGAGCCCGCTACGCCGCCGGGGAGACGCTCGACCAGCTGATGCCCGAGGCTTTCGCTGCGGTGCGCGAAGCGGCCAAGCGCACCCTGGGCCAGCGTCCCTACGACGTGCAGGTCATGGGCGGCGCGGCGCTTCACCTCGGCAACATCGCCGAGATGAAGACCGGTGAGGGCAAGACCCTGACGGCGGCGCTGCCGGTCTACCTCAACGCCATCGCGGGCAAGGGCGTGCACGTCATCACCGTCAACGACTACCTGGCCTCGTACCAGGCCGAGCTCATGGGCCGCGTCTACCGGGCGCTCGGGATGACCTACGGCACGATCGTCGCCGGGCAGAACCCGCAGGTGCGCCGCGAGCAGTACGCCGCCGACATCACCTACGGCACCAACAACGAGTTCGGCTTCGACTACCTGCGCGACAACATGGCCTGGCGCAAGGACGACCTCGTGCAGCGTGGCCACTTCTACGCCATCGTCGACGAGGTGGACTCCATCCTCATCGACGAGGCGCGCACTCCGCTCATCATCTCGGGGCCGTCCTCCGGCGAGGCCAACCGCTGGTTCGTGGAGTTCGCGAAGATCGCCAAGACCCTCGAGCCCGGGGTCGACTACGAGGTCGATGAGAAGAAGCGCACCATCGGCGTGCTCGAGCCCGGCATCGAGAAGGTCGAGGACTACCTCGGCATCGACAACCTGTACGAGTCGGCCAACACGCCGCTCATCTCGTTCCTCAACAACTCGATCAAGGCGCTCGCCCTGTTCAAGCGCGACGCGGACTACGTCGTCATGAACGACGAGGTCATGATCGTCGACGAGCACACCGGCCGCATCCTCGTGGGCCGCCGGTACAACGAAGGCATCCACCAGGCGATCGAGGCGAAGGAGGGCGTGCCGGTCAAGGCGGAGAACCAGACCCTCGCCACCGTCACGCTGCAGAACTACTTCCGCCTGTACGACAAGCTCGCCGGCATGACCGGTACCGCCGAGACCGAGGCGGCCGAGTTCATGTCGACCTACAAGCTCGGTGTCGTGCCGATCCCGACGAACAAGCCGATGATCCGCAAGGACCAGCCGGACCTCGTCTACAAGAACGAGCAGGCGAAGTTCGCCCAGGTCGTCGAGGACATCGCCGAGCGTCACGCCAGCGGGCAGCCGGTGCTCGTGGGCACCGTCAGCGTCGAGAAGAGCGAGTACCTCTCGCGCCTGCTGGCCAAGAAGGGCGTCAAGCACGAGGTGCTCAACGCCAAGAACCACGCCCGCGAGGCCGAGATCGTCGCCCGCGCCGGGCGGCTGGGCGCGGTGACGGTCGCCACCAACATGGCCGGCCGCGGCACCGACATCATGCTCGGCGGCAACGCCGAGTTCCTCGCGGTGCAGGAGATGAAGGCCAAGGGCCTCGATCCCGTGGAGACGCCCGAGGAGTACGAAGCCGAGTGGGACAACGTCTACGAGGCCGTGCGCGACACCGTCGCCGAAGAGGCGACGAAGGTCGTCGAAGCCGGCGGCCTGTACGTGCTGGGTACCGAGCGGCACGAATCCCGCCGCATCGACAACCAGCTGCGCGGTCGTTCCGGCCGCCAGGGGGACCCCGGCGAGAGCCGCTTCTACCTGTCGCTGACCGACGACCTCATGCGGTTGTTCCAGTCCGGCGCCGCCGAGGCGATCCTCGCGCGCACGAACTTCCCCGACGACGTCGCCATCGAGTCGACCATGGTGTCGCGCGCGATCAAGAGCGCACAGTCCCAGGTCGAGTCCCGCAACGCCGAGATCCGCAAGAACGTCCTCAAGTACGACGATGTGCTGAACCGCCAGCGCGAGGCCATCTACGCCGACCGTCGCCACGTGCTGGAGGGCGACGACCTGTCCGGGCGTGTCCAGCACTTCATCGAGGATGCCATCGGCTCGGTCATCGACGACCACACGTCGTCGGGGCACACCGAGAGCTGGGACTTCGACGCGCTCTGGACGGAGCTGAAGACCCTCTACCCGGTGTCGGTGACCATCGACGAGGTCGTCTCCGAGGCCGGCCACAAGGGCCGCATCACGCCCGAGATCCTCAAGCGCGAGATCCTCTCCGACGCCAAGATCGCCTATCAGCGCCGCGAGGAATCCCTCGGCTCACCCGCGATGCGCGAGCTCGAGCGCCGCGTCGTGCTGCAGGTGCTCGACCGCCGCTGGCGTGACCACCTCTACGAGATGGATTACCTCAAGGACGGCATCGGCCTGCGCGCCATGGCCCAGCGCGACCCGCTCATCGAGTACCAGCGCGAGGGCTACCAGATGTTCCAGGCGATGATGGGGCAGATCAAGGAGGAGTCGGTCGGCTTCCTCTACAACCTCGAGGTCGAGGTGCGTCGCACCGACGGCCAGCAGGCCGAGGTCGATGCCAAGGGACTGGTCGCCCCCGAGCAGCCGCGACTGGAGTACTCGGCCCCGAGTGACTCCGGCGACGTCGAGGTGCGCAACGAGCGCGGCCAGGTGCAGCAGGCGGCGACGGCCAAGGCACGGCAGGCCCGCACGGCCCCCGCCCCGGCGGCCACCGTGACCGAAGAGGCGCCCCGCGGCGCCTTCGGCCAGCGCACCGACTCCGCAGCCGAGGCCCGCCCGGCATCCGCTCCACAGAACCGCGCACAGCGCCGCGCCACCGGCAAGAAGAAGTAG